From the Leptospira congkakensis genome, the window GAAAAGGATTTGGTCTTTCTTTAGATGGTCATTTAGAGTTCTTGTGAGAGCAGTTCGAAAACCTTCTAAGTGAGTTCCACCTAAGTTGTTATTAATAGCGTTAGTAAAACAGAAAATGTTTTCGCTGTAGGTATCACAGTATTGAAGAGCAATCTCCGCCCAAACATTTTCTTTTTCGCCCACAAAGTGTAAAACTTTATGTAAAGGATGTTTTGCATCCGTGATGTATTCAACGAAAGAAACAATCCCACCATCAAATTTAAATTCGTGTTTCGCAACTTCTTCTTTTCTTTGGTCTTCGATGCGAATGAGTAACCCTTTGTTTAGGAAGGCAATTTCTCTAAATCTTGCAGAAAGGGTATCAAAAGAAAAATCAACAGTGGTAAAAATGGTATCATCTGCTTTAAAACGAACAACTGTTCCCCGGTGAGTTGTATCTCCTATGATTTTTACATCTTCAATAGGAACACCAGCTTGGTATTTTTGGTAATGGAGTTTTCCATCCTGGTGTACCTCTACTTCTAAATAAGTAGAAAGGGCGTTCACAACGGAAACCCCTACCCCATGCAAACCACCCGATACTTTATAAGCATCGTTTTCAAACTTACCACCGGCGTGTAAAATTGTTAGTACGACTTCGATGGTAGACTTACCCTTATCTGGGTGAATTCCTGTCGGAATCCCACGACCATTATCACGAACTTCAATGATATGATCTGGCAAAATGCGGACATCAATTTCTGTACAATGGCCAGCCATTGCCTCATCCACAGAGTTATCCACAACCTCATAAACCATCTTATGGAGGCCGGACTCATCTTGTGTTCCAATGTACATTCCGGGACGTTTTCGGACCGCTTCTAGACCCTCTAGGATCTTAATTTTCGAGGCTGAATAGGCGTTTGGATCGGTTTGGTTGGACATAGATTTATAAGATACCCTATAGGAAGTATCCTAGAAAGACCCTCGAAGGGCAAGTGAAATCGGGGAGATTTAAGTGACTTAAGACCTGGGATTTTGGAATTCGTTTCCCGTTTTAAAGTGAATTTTTTCCAATAAAACTGGGTTCGTAATTGAGTTCACTTTCGCTAAAAGTTCTGTCTTTTGAAACTCCAATTCCTGGGAGATCATTGAGTGACGACAAACAACTGTGAGTTTTTTCCCTTCAATGGATTTTGGATAACTCTGTTTTCCAAAATAATCACCAACAATCTCATTCCAACGAAGACGTAAGGTTTTCAGAATTTGATCCCGAAAGACAGCTTCCCTGTCCATACCCATTTTTTCCAAACTTTGGAAAAGTTCTGAGAGTTCGACTTTTTTCATATCTCTGAAAACACCTTCACTTTTCCGCCTTCCACTTGGTAGATTTCTTTATCAAGTGTTAGGTTTCCTATATAATCATGAATTCCTTCTAAATCAGTGGTGGTAAAAAATGCCTGCCCACATTCTGAAATGAGATTTACAAAGTATTCTCTTCGTTTCACATCTAGTTCCCGAATGATATCATCAATCAGTAGAACGGGAGCTTCTCCCGTAGTATCACGGATCATTTGGAAACAGGCAGTTTTCAGAGCAATAACAGCACTTCGTTTTTGCCCTTGGGATCCAAACCCACTCAAATCTTTATCATCAAATCCAATCGGAAGTGTGTCGCGATGATTCCCGCAACTCGTGTAACCAATGGCTCTGTCTTTACGTAGATTATCGGTTAGTTTTTGTCTATGCTCTTCTTTGGATGCGATATTAGGTTTGTAAGTTAAAAAGAAGGGATCTTTTCCAGAACTTAACTGTTGTAAATTTTTATGAAAGTATCCGGCTAAACTTTCAATAGTTTTGGTTCTGATTTCACGAATTTCTGCATCATGTTCAATGATGGGTTCATCCCAGATTCCAATTTCACGATCGGAAGAATTATCTTTTTTTAAAGTAGCATTTCGTTGTTTTAACAAACGATCATATTCAATGAGTTGTTTTAAATAATAACGATTGGTGGATGAAATAAATGCATCTAAGAACCTTCTTCTTTCCACATTCCCATCTTCAATGATAAGGATATCAGGTGGGCTCATCACAATCGAACGAAAGTATCCTACATAGTCAGAGATCTTTTTAAATTCTTCCCCGTTGACTTTTAGTTTCTTTCGTTTGGAATAGGAATGTTCAATCCCATATTCAAATAAATACTCATTTTCTTCGGATTCAAATTCAGCCCGGATGAATGTATCTTTTGTATCCCAACGAAGGAGTTGGTTTTGGTCCGATTCACGAAAACTTTTTAAATAGGATAATAGGGAAATGGATTCGAGAAGGTTTGTCTTACCTTCTCCATTGTTTCCAATAAAAAAGATAAGACGTGATTTGAATGTTAACTGAGTTTCTTCGTGATTCCGAAAATTCTTTATGTAAATTTTCTTTAGAAACATTAAAGTTTCATTGGCATAATGACAGAAACAAAGTCGCTATCAGAAGGATCCTTAAAAAGAACCGGAGCACTAGAAGTTGTGAATTCTAAAATCACTTCAGGATCATCCACAGCTTTGACTACATCACTCAAATAGTCTCCTTTGAACGCAATGGTGATTGCTTCTCCATTGTATTCAATTGGCATGTTATGATCAAACATCATAGTTCCTGGATTGGAAGAACTGATATTTACATTTCCTTTTGTAAAAGCCAAACGAATTTGTTTCGAAGGTTCTTCCGCAGAAATCAAAGCTTGTTTTAAAAAAGTCAAAAAGTCAGCTTTTACAACTCGAACAGATTCTGAAGTTTGTTTTGGAATGACTTGTTCATAATCTGGAAAGTTTCCATCAATGAGTTTGAAAAGAAGTTCTACGTTTCCAGATGAAACATAAATTTGTTCTTCTACAAATCCAATCTTTGCAGTTTCTTTTCCTTCCATCATCTTTAGCATTTCACGAACTGCTTTGTGAGGAATGATCACTCCATTTTTGAACGGGAATTGTTTTGGAAACTTACGAACGATTTTAGAAAGACGACGTCCATCCGTTCCTACAACAATTAGATCTGTGTTGTCTGGTTTTAAAAATAAACCATTGAATACAAAACGAGTTTCTTCAATCGCCATTGCATAAGAAGTTTTACGAAACATCTCACGAATGGTTTGGCAAGGAAATTCAACAACGCTTGTCTCATCCACTTTTGGAATTGTTTTGATATCTTCAGAATCAATTCCATTGACTTTAAACTTAGTGTCCATCTTACCACTGGCATCAGTGATAGTTGTTTCCGAGTTTTCTGATTGGTCAGTGGTTGTAAGTAAACTCGTATCAAAGTTTAGATTTTTAAAAATACTCGATAGTTGTTTCGCTGGTAAAGATGCTGTTCCTTTTTCTCCAATGGTGGATGGAACAGATGTTTTGATCGCGATCTCTAAATCGGTAGCAGAAAGATAAACTTCATTCTCACCTGTTTGGATTTTGAGATTGGAGAGAGCAGATTTAATTTCTCGAACTGAGATGACTCCATCCACTGAGTTGATTGCTTTTAGGAATTCTGTAGTATTGACAGTGAATTTCATTTTTCCTCTTCTTCTTATTTATATTATATATCTTTATATATATTATGTCGTTTCCGTTGGTTCTGTCAGTATGTCGATAAAGCCTGGAAACATCAATTTTTATTGAATTATGTCAGGTTTTTTCCTTTTTGCAACTGTCAATATTTATGTCACTTTGAACAGGTTAGGGAAAACTTAAGGGACAATAAGGACTGACTATGTCCTATCGACAGTTTATCGACAGGTAATGGTCAGATTAATCACAGGTTATTGGAAACTTATCTTGTGTTTGATGGTATGAAACAGGTCTTCCCATTGTGGGTCTGTTTTCATACGCTCTTTGAATTTATCGATTCCGTGGATGACGGTCGAATGTGTGGTTGAAAAAATTCTTCCAATTTGCGCCTTCGGAACATGGAGGACATCGTGCAGGAGGAGCATACAAAGATGCCTAGGCGGAATGAAATCTGCTTTCCGACTTTTTCCTAACAAATCCTTGCGAGCGACATTGGATCTTTCGCAGACAAGATCAATGACCATATCGGGGCTGAATCCAATTCGTTTTTTATTCGTCAGAAAACGTGCTTCGGCAATTTCCTGAATTTTTTCTTCCGTGAGTAAAAAGTATTCATAAGCTTTTTTGTATAAAACCAAATCGTTTACGATTCCGATTAGTGCTCGTGAATCCCCTTCCAATCGTTCGGCAAGCCACTGTAGGAGTTTGTCACTCGCAGGAATATTGAATTCAGAAAAATTGGCTCGCAAAAGTTCGATCCGCAGTGCCAAGTCATGTGATTTGATATCGGCTTGGAGACCGTGGACAAACCGAGATTTTAGCCTTTCGTGTAACGGAAGTTCGTAGCTTGGTCTATCTGAGGCAATGACAATCTGGCGTTTTCTATCATAAAGGAAATTGAAAAGAGCAAAAAATTCCTCTTGGGTTTTCTCAGCCCCACCATTTAAAAATTGAATGTCATCAAAGAGTAAAACATTGTAGGACTGGTATCGAATTTTGAAAGATTCGAGTGACTCGCGATTATTCTGACGAACGGTAAAAATAAATTCATTTAAAAACGAGGTACTGTTTACATACCGAACAGTCTTCCATGGATCCTTCTTTTTGATTTCGTTTCCGATGGCATGTAAGAGATGGGTTTTCCCCACACCCACTGGTCCAAAAATATAAAGTGGATTGTATTTCCCCGGTTGTTCCGCCACACTTTTTGCGGCCGTATAAGCGATCTTGTTCGAATCAGAAGTGATATAATTGCTAAAAATAAACTCTGGATTTAAGTCAGAGTCGGATTCATCAAATTTGGATTGGATGACTTCCTTAAAAATCTGTGTGGAAGTTTCTGATTCTGCAAGAATCGACACACGAAAACGATCACCTACTACTTGATAAACGGCGTCTTCAATGAAACTAGTGTATTTGGTTTCCACATGGCGTTTGATTCCCGTGGAAGGAGCTGTCAGGTGGACGACCTGGTTCTCCGATTTATCGAATTTGAGTGGTGCAATGAAATTAGAAAAGTACTTGGGAGGTATCTGTTTCGATATTTCTTCTAAAATTTCTTCCCAACGTCTTTCCAAGTTTCCCCGCCCTAAATGTGAAATCGGGTACTATACTTTTAGCAAGTAGGTAGAATTCAAATGAAAAATCCGAAAACGCTCCAAACTACAAAAAATAGTCGAACCGAATAAAAAAATTATGTCACCTTATTGGTTTGATATTCTTTTGTCTAGTAGCGAATGTTAGGCGATATCTAATGAATCAATCATTCTAAAAGAATTAAGTTTTAAAATGCCAAACTAGGTTGCGAGTCTTAAAAATAACTGTGATAAAAGAACATACTCAAGTGCAGGAATTTCATAATGTAGTTTCATTTTGAAATCTAGGATGGCTTCTATCCTTCCTACATTGGCTTCAAAGTTTTTTTGTCTGTATTCATAAAGAAGTAACAAACAAATCATCTCTAAAAAATCAATTCCGGTTAGTCCTTCTTTGTTGGAGCGAAATTCTCCGAGTTGATCTCTCACCCAGTTTTCCAATTTAAAAAGCAAAATGGAATCATGACAATGTTCTCTTACATTCTCATGCCACTCTTCTAAAAATTCATCTGAGATTTCAAATGGATTGAGTGATCCGCCATAGTAAAGTTTGGATTCAGTCATTTCATTTCTACGAATCTTTTTGATTTCGTCTTGAGGGAGATAGTTGAAGGGAACACAAACTGATCGAGAAACAATGGTTGGTTTTAAGTTTTTTAAATCGTTCACGATGAGAATGAACTTTGTATGAGGTGGAGGTTCTTCTAAAGTTTTTAGAAGAGTGGTTTCTGCTTCATTGTTAATACGATTTGCTTCGGGAAATAAAACAACACGGTAATCCGATGTATGTGGTTTAAAAGGAATTCTTGCTGACAACAACCAACGGATGGTGAAGTCTTCTGGATCTTTTTCTTTTCCAATGGCTATATTTTTTCTTCTGGGAAATTGAATGAAGTCAGGATGGACTCCTTTCATAAATTGTCTGCAGGAATCACAAACCCCACAAGAGGTTCCCTCTAAACAAAGAAGTTGTCTTGAGAATCTTTCAGCGGCTGTCCACTTCCCCACTCCATCGGGTCCGTAAAAAATAATAGATCCAGGAATTCGTGACCTATCATTTAAAAAAGATTTTAAGTAAGTCAGTGCAACATCTTGGCCTGACACTTGGTCGAATGAAAACAAAGCATCAGCCATTGGTCTTTAGTATACCGGTGTCAGCCAATTCATATAACTTGGTTGTTCACCACGAACCGCTTCAAAAAAGATAGATTGGATTTTTTTGGTGATGGGGCCTATGTTTCCATTTCCAATCACACGACGATCCACTTCTTTCACCCAAGCCACTTGCACACCTGTTCCTGAAAAAAATAATTCATCAGCAATGTAAAGTTCGGAACGAGCAATGTCTCTTTCCACAACTTGGATCCCTAAGTCTTTTGCAATTTGAATGATACTTCTTCTTGTGATTCCTTCTAAAATAGAAGAAGGAATTGTCGGTGTATGGATCACTCCATCACGAACGATAAAAAGATTTTCCGCAGAACCTTCTGATACAAATCCTCTCGCATCTAAAAAGATCGCTTCATCCATTCCATTTTGAACGGCTTCTGATTTTGCAAGAGCGGAGTTCACATACCCACCACTTACTTTAGAAAGAGTGGGAATTTGGTTATCAGAAAATCTTTGCCAAGAAGAAACGATAGTGGTCAGTCCGTTTTGTGTATCGAGGTAGTCATCCAACTTCAAAGCGTAAACTGTGATGTCTGCTTTTACATCATGGAAACGTGGTGAGA encodes:
- a CDS encoding DUF721 domain-containing protein; the protein is MKKVELSELFQSLEKMGMDREAVFRDQILKTLRLRWNEIVGDYFGKQSYPKSIEGKKLTVVCRHSMISQELEFQKTELLAKVNSITNPVLLEKIHFKTGNEFQNPRS
- the recF gene encoding DNA replication/repair protein RecF (All proteins in this family for which functions are known are DNA-binding proteins that assist the filamentation of RecA onto DNA for the initiation of recombination or recombinational repair.); translated protein: MFLKKIYIKNFRNHEETQLTFKSRLIFFIGNNGEGKTNLLESISLLSYLKSFRESDQNQLLRWDTKDTFIRAEFESEENEYLFEYGIEHSYSKRKKLKVNGEEFKKISDYVGYFRSIVMSPPDILIIEDGNVERRRFLDAFISSTNRYYLKQLIEYDRLLKQRNATLKKDNSSDREIGIWDEPIIEHDAEIREIRTKTIESLAGYFHKNLQQLSSGKDPFFLTYKPNIASKEEHRQKLTDNLRKDRAIGYTSCGNHRDTLPIGFDDKDLSGFGSQGQKRSAVIALKTACFQMIRDTTGEAPVLLIDDIIRELDVKRREYFVNLISECGQAFFTTTDLEGIHDYIGNLTLDKEIYQVEGGKVKVFSEI
- the dnaN gene encoding DNA polymerase III subunit beta codes for the protein MKFTVNTTEFLKAINSVDGVISVREIKSALSNLKIQTGENEVYLSATDLEIAIKTSVPSTIGEKGTASLPAKQLSSIFKNLNFDTSLLTTTDQSENSETTITDASGKMDTKFKVNGIDSEDIKTIPKVDETSVVEFPCQTIREMFRKTSYAMAIEETRFVFNGLFLKPDNTDLIVVGTDGRRLSKIVRKFPKQFPFKNGVIIPHKAVREMLKMMEGKETAKIGFVEEQIYVSSGNVELLFKLIDGNFPDYEQVIPKQTSESVRVVKADFLTFLKQALISAEEPSKQIRLAFTKGNVNISSSNPGTMMFDHNMPIEYNGEAITIAFKGDYLSDVVKAVDDPEVILEFTTSSAPVLFKDPSDSDFVSVIMPMKL
- the dnaA gene encoding chromosomal replication initiator protein DnaA, which gives rise to MERRWEEILEEISKQIPPKYFSNFIAPLKFDKSENQVVHLTAPSTGIKRHVETKYTSFIEDAVYQVVGDRFRVSILAESETSTQIFKEVIQSKFDESDSDLNPEFIFSNYITSDSNKIAYTAAKSVAEQPGKYNPLYIFGPVGVGKTHLLHAIGNEIKKKDPWKTVRYVNSTSFLNEFIFTVRQNNRESLESFKIRYQSYNVLLFDDIQFLNGGAEKTQEEFFALFNFLYDRKRQIVIASDRPSYELPLHERLKSRFVHGLQADIKSHDLALRIELLRANFSEFNIPASDKLLQWLAERLEGDSRALIGIVNDLVLYKKAYEYFLLTEEKIQEIAEARFLTNKKRIGFSPDMVIDLVCERSNVARKDLLGKSRKADFIPPRHLCMLLLHDVLHVPKAQIGRIFSTTHSTVIHGIDKFKERMKTDPQWEDLFHTIKHKISFQ
- a CDS encoding branched-chain amino acid transaminase; this encodes MAQNSFPYTYFEGKIVPSEDAKVSVQTHALQYGTGVFGGIRGYYNEAKKNLYVFRLPEHCKRLVNSTKIMQLQIQITPEEIQSIILDLLRKNEAKQNVYLRPFIYTSALQLSPRFHDVKADITVYALKLDDYLDTQNGLTTIVSSWQRFSDNQIPTLSKVSGGYVNSALAKSEAVQNGMDEAIFLDARGFVSEGSAENLFIVRDGVIHTPTIPSSILEGITRRSIIQIAKDLGIQVVERDIARSELYIADELFFSGTGVQVAWVKEVDRRVIGNGNIGPITKKIQSIFFEAVRGEQPSYMNWLTPVY